A genomic segment from uncultured Desulfuromonas sp. encodes:
- a CDS encoding DUF4040 domain-containing protein: MDVFIDIILLTFLSIAALAIARIRKLFCAIMLFGIFSLVSACLFVTMDAVDVAFTEAAVGTGISTILMLATMALTSTEEKRPPYQPLIALLVVVVTGSVLVYGTMDLPDYGDPTAPIHQHVAPRYIQQSPDEVGPPNMVTSVLASYRGFDTLGETAVIFTAGISIYALLGLRRREDSDYRQEDEHV; this comes from the coding sequence ATGGATGTTTTTATCGACATTATCCTGTTGACCTTCCTCTCCATTGCCGCGCTCGCCATTGCCCGCATTCGCAAGCTGTTCTGCGCCATCATGCTGTTTGGCATCTTCAGTCTGGTCAGCGCCTGCCTGTTTGTCACCATGGATGCGGTGGATGTAGCATTTACCGAGGCTGCCGTAGGAACCGGGATTTCCACCATACTCATGCTGGCCACCATGGCATTGACCAGCACTGAAGAGAAGCGCCCCCCTTACCAGCCTCTGATCGCCCTGCTGGTCGTGGTCGTGACCGGTTCCGTACTGGTCTACGGCACCATGGACCTGCCCGATTATGGCGACCCCACGGCACCGATTCACCAGCATGTGGCCCCTCGCTATATTCAGCAATCACCAGACGAGGTTGGTCCTCCCAACATGGTCACCTCGGTACTAGCCAGTTATCGCGGCTTTGACACGCTGGGCGAAACAGCGGTTATTTTTACAGCAGGAATCAGTATTTATGCGTTACTGGGCTTGCGACGCCGTGAAGACTCGGATTATCGGCAGGAGGATGAGCATGTCTGA
- a CDS encoding proton-conducting transporter membrane subunit: MTVATLMQLCLIIPATGAVFIVLSRRLANLREGVTLFSAAALFAVVWQLFRRPEALEAPPLILAAPLPGLELTLRLEPLGLLFAGIASLLWMITSLYTIGYMRGNREKHQTTLYACFALALASTLGIALAGNLLTLFVFYEMLTLSTYPLVTHKRDHDAVAGGRFYLGILIGSSIGLLLPAIIWTWHLTGTTTFQFGGILPAETSKGVVLTLLLLYAFGIGKAALMPLHRWLPEAMVAPTPVSALLHAVAVVKAGVFCIVKVILYVFGTELLLGSNGILILQIVSAFTLLCASLIALQQDNLKRRLAYSTISQLSYITLATAVLAPLSITGAVVHIAAHAAGKITLFFGAGAIYTAAHKTRVSELDGIGKRMPWTMGAFAIATLSMIGLPPAAGFLSKWFMLQGAFQSGQIWVIGVLLLSTLLNAGYFVPIVYAAFFKTENHAPHHEHGEAPLSMVVALSTTAALTVILFLWPDLVLSIASRLGQGGVL; this comes from the coding sequence ATGACCGTAGCGACCCTGATGCAGCTCTGCCTGATTATTCCAGCGACAGGTGCAGTGTTTATTGTTCTCAGTCGGCGCCTGGCCAACTTACGTGAAGGGGTTACCCTGTTCAGCGCTGCGGCCCTTTTTGCCGTCGTCTGGCAACTGTTTCGTCGACCAGAAGCATTGGAGGCTCCGCCACTCATTCTGGCGGCGCCACTGCCTGGATTGGAACTAACGCTCCGCCTCGAACCACTGGGGTTGCTGTTCGCAGGCATTGCCAGTTTGCTCTGGATGATTACATCTCTATACACCATCGGCTATATGCGTGGAAACCGGGAGAAGCACCAGACCACCCTTTACGCCTGTTTCGCCCTGGCTCTCGCCAGCACATTAGGCATTGCCCTGGCCGGCAACCTTTTGACATTGTTCGTGTTCTACGAAATGCTCACCTTATCAACGTATCCGCTGGTCACTCATAAGCGCGATCATGATGCCGTGGCTGGTGGCCGGTTTTACCTTGGAATCCTGATTGGCAGCTCCATCGGCCTGCTTTTGCCGGCCATCATCTGGACATGGCACCTGACCGGCACAACAACCTTTCAATTTGGCGGCATTCTACCGGCTGAGACATCAAAAGGTGTTGTTCTGACACTGTTACTCCTGTACGCCTTTGGCATCGGCAAGGCAGCACTCATGCCTCTGCACCGCTGGTTGCCCGAAGCCATGGTGGCACCAACACCAGTCAGTGCCCTCCTCCATGCTGTGGCTGTCGTCAAAGCCGGGGTCTTCTGCATAGTCAAGGTGATACTTTACGTGTTTGGCACCGAACTGCTGCTTGGCAGTAATGGGATCTTAATCCTCCAGATCGTATCGGCGTTTACCTTACTGTGTGCCTCACTCATTGCGTTGCAGCAGGATAACCTGAAACGCCGCCTGGCCTACTCCACGATCAGTCAACTCTCCTATATTACCTTGGCGACAGCGGTGTTGGCACCACTGTCCATCACCGGTGCTGTCGTCCATATTGCCGCCCACGCTGCCGGAAAAATCACTCTGTTTTTTGGCGCCGGCGCCATTTACACCGCAGCCCATAAGACACGGGTCAGCGAACTCGACGGCATCGGAAAACGGATGCCATGGACCATGGGAGCCTTTGCCATCGCAACGTTGTCGATGATTGGCTTACCACCGGCAGCAGGATTTCTCTCCAAGTGGTTCATGCTACAGGGTGCCTTTCAGTCGGGGCAGATCTGGGTGATCGGCGTGCTCCTACTCAGCACGCTGCTCAATGCCGGTTACTTTGTGCCGATAGTTTATGCGGCTTTTTTCAAAACAGAAAACCATGCGCCCCATCATGAGCACGGTGAAGCCCCTTTGAGTATGGTGGTCGCACTTAGTACAACTGCCGCACTGACCGTGATCTTGTTTCTATGGCCGGATCTGGTCCTGTCTATCGCCTCACGCCTGGGTCAGGGAGGTGTCTTATGA
- a CDS encoding monovalent cation/H+ antiporter subunit D family protein, with protein MTNHLPVLQVILPLLGAPLCMLSRSSRLNWLLTVLISWVSFGISLLLARQVWQHGPITYNMGDWAAPWGITYHIDMLNAFVLLIVTMIAALVAPYARKSIQKEIESHRQAVFYALLLLCQAGLLGIVITGDAFNMYVFLELSSLSSYALIGIGKRRRGLTAAFQYLIMGTIGATFILIGIGLLYNLTGTLNILDLAEQLNHHNLISTGNRTLITAFAFLTVGLSLKLALFPLHLWLPNAYSYAPSVVTIFLAATATKVAVYMLLRFCFTILGHGALFQMTLGKIILLPSLCAIFIGSIVAIFQYDIKRMLAYSSIAQIGYMTLGITMATPLGLTAGILHLFNHALMKGLLFMTMGAVIYRVDSVYLSDFRGLGKRMPWTMAAFIIGGLSLMGVPLTAGFISKWYLVQSALQCGWWPVAALILIGSLLAVIYVWRVVETAYFNPDHELEQRSHEAPLSLLIPMWVLAVANIYFGINSDLPLSMASQAANLLLGGSV; from the coding sequence ATGACTAATCACCTTCCTGTCCTCCAGGTCATTCTGCCACTACTCGGCGCACCGTTGTGCATGCTGAGCCGTTCCAGCCGTCTGAATTGGCTGCTGACTGTGCTCATTTCATGGGTCTCATTTGGCATCAGCCTGCTGCTCGCCCGCCAGGTATGGCAACATGGCCCCATCACCTACAATATGGGCGACTGGGCCGCCCCGTGGGGTATCACGTATCACATCGACATGCTCAACGCATTTGTGTTGTTGATAGTTACCATGATCGCGGCTCTGGTAGCGCCCTATGCGCGAAAGAGTATCCAGAAGGAGATCGAATCTCATCGCCAGGCGGTGTTCTATGCGTTGCTGTTACTCTGTCAGGCTGGACTGCTCGGCATTGTCATCACCGGGGATGCATTTAACATGTACGTCTTCCTCGAATTGTCGTCCTTGTCTTCTTATGCGTTGATCGGCATCGGTAAACGGCGCCGTGGCTTGACCGCTGCCTTCCAATACCTGATCATGGGCACCATCGGTGCCACATTTATCCTTATCGGCATCGGTTTGCTTTACAACCTGACCGGAACACTGAACATCCTCGATCTGGCCGAGCAATTAAATCACCACAACCTGATTTCGACGGGCAATCGCACCCTGATCACGGCATTTGCGTTCCTTACTGTCGGCCTGAGCCTTAAGCTGGCCTTGTTCCCACTACATCTGTGGCTGCCAAATGCCTACAGCTATGCGCCGTCGGTCGTAACCATTTTTCTGGCGGCAACCGCGACTAAAGTAGCGGTGTATATGCTGCTGCGCTTTTGTTTTACCATTCTCGGTCATGGCGCGCTGTTCCAGATGACGCTAGGCAAAATCATTTTACTGCCGTCATTGTGCGCTATTTTTATCGGCTCCATTGTCGCCATTTTTCAGTACGACATTAAGCGGATGCTGGCCTATTCAAGTATTGCCCAGATCGGCTATATGACTCTCGGCATCACCATGGCCACACCGTTGGGACTGACGGCCGGTATTCTCCACCTGTTTAATCATGCTCTGATGAAGGGCCTGCTGTTCATGACGATGGGAGCTGTCATTTATCGTGTGGATTCTGTCTACCTGAGCGACTTTCGCGGTCTGGGGAAACGGATGCCATGGACCATGGCAGCTTTTATCATCGGCGGCCTCAGTTTGATGGGGGTTCCGCTAACGGCGGGATTTATCAGTAAATGGTATCTGGTTCAGTCCGCTCTACAATGTGGCTGGTGGCCGGTCGCCGCACTGATTCTGATCGGCTCATTACTGGCGGTTATTTATGTCTGGCGCGTCGTGGAAACGGCCTATTTCAACCCCGATCATGAGCTGGAACAGCGTAGCCATGAAGCACCGTTATCCCTGTTGATCCCCATGTGGGTACTGGCTGTGGCCAATATTTATTTTGGCATCAACAGTGATCTGCCGTTAAGTATGGCTTCACAAGCAGCCAATCTTCTCCTTGGGGGCAGTGTATGA
- a CDS encoding nitroreductase family protein, which translates to MSECKMNNCDFRGLIEKTRNYHYFVESEKVTEEMLRELVDYARLAPSTSNLNLQPLRYLVSCEDERNEKIFETLSWQGYLRGWGGPIKGVKPTGYIIILGDKTVCSSYVADQGIAAQSILLGATNKGLGGCIAAKVQRRKLREALDLPTRYEILLVVAIGKPGEEIVLEHQEPGADAYGWHDDQGNYHLPKRSLDSVILKY; encoded by the coding sequence ATGAGTGAGTGCAAAATGAACAATTGTGATTTTAGAGGATTAATCGAAAAAACACGAAACTATCACTACTTTGTTGAGTCGGAAAAGGTGACAGAGGAGATGCTGCGTGAGTTGGTGGACTATGCCCGCCTGGCGCCTTCGACCAGTAACCTTAACCTGCAGCCGCTGCGTTATCTGGTTTCCTGTGAGGATGAGCGTAACGAGAAAATCTTTGAAACTCTGTCATGGCAAGGTTATTTGCGTGGCTGGGGAGGACCGATAAAAGGGGTTAAGCCTACAGGATATATTATTATCCTTGGAGATAAGACTGTGTGCAGCAGTTATGTTGCAGACCAGGGGATTGCGGCGCAATCGATTCTGCTGGGTGCGACCAACAAGGGACTCGGTGGTTGTATTGCCGCCAAAGTGCAACGGCGTAAGCTCCGTGAGGCGCTTGATTTGCCAACCCGTTATGAAATTCTGCTTGTTGTTGCGATTGGCAAGCCGGGTGAAGAGATTGTTTTAGAGCATCAGGAGCCTGGTGCCGATGCTTATGGATGGCACGACGATCAGGGCAACTATCATCTGCCGAAACGCAGCCTTGATAGTGTCATTCTCAAATACTGA
- a CDS encoding cation:proton antiporter subunit C: MNLIGHYNYLISIFLMMVGFFVVICRGNLIKKLIGLNIFSTSVFILYITMGKVAGGSAPIVMEGPGPHIYSNPLPHVLILTAIVVGVATTAVGLALTVRIKERYGTIEEDEIRQKDESYD, from the coding sequence ATGAACCTGATCGGCCACTACAATTATCTGATATCCATCTTTTTGATGATGGTCGGCTTCTTTGTCGTTATCTGTCGCGGCAACCTGATCAAAAAGCTGATCGGCCTCAATATCTTTTCCACTTCGGTGTTTATCCTTTACATCACCATGGGCAAGGTAGCCGGTGGCAGTGCACCCATTGTCATGGAAGGGCCAGGGCCACACATTTATTCCAACCCGCTACCTCATGTGCTGATCCTGACAGCAATCGTCGTCGGCGTTGCGACCACCGCTGTGGGACTGGCCCTGACCGTACGGATCAAAGAACGTTACGGCACCATTGAGGAGGATGAAATTCGCCAGAAGGATGAGTCCTATGACTAA
- a CDS encoding Na(+)/H(+) antiporter subunit B has product MSDHLILRIIAKMFIPFILLFALYVQFHGDYGPGGGFQAGVIFASALILYTLIFGLKTAMRVVSPTALRILAASGVLIYGGTGVVCMLRGGNFLNYSMLASTPLAGQHLGIFLIELGVGTTVFAVMVMLFYAFSGRKGPEV; this is encoded by the coding sequence ATGTCTGACCACCTCATTCTGCGTATTATCGCCAAAATGTTCATCCCGTTCATCCTGCTGTTTGCACTCTATGTGCAGTTCCACGGCGATTACGGGCCGGGTGGCGGCTTTCAAGCTGGAGTCATTTTTGCCAGCGCATTGATCCTCTACACGCTGATTTTCGGTCTCAAAACAGCCATGCGCGTGGTCAGTCCAACGGCCCTACGTATTCTGGCGGCCAGTGGCGTCCTCATCTATGGTGGCACCGGAGTGGTGTGCATGCTCCGAGGCGGCAACTTTCTTAATTACTCGATGCTCGCCAGTACACCGCTGGCCGGCCAGCATCTGGGTATTTTTCTCATTGAACTGGGCGTCGGCACCACAGTGTTTGCCGTCATGGTGATGTTGTTTTACGCCTTCAGCGGCAGAAAGGGGCCGGAAGTATGA
- a CDS encoding 16S rRNA (uracil(1498)-N(3))-methyltransferase, with protein sequence MNLILLSREDYISEHVVCLYGRRKEHVEHVHKAQVGDRLRVGNMDGNSGLGTIEELSAERLVMTICCETEPLDPSAVELVLALPRPKVLKRTLITATTLGIKQIHLINSWRVEKSFWQTPLLLKGHIHSFLVEGLEQSGDTLMPQVHCHRLFKPFAEDVLPKLLVGKQGVIAHPYTKEANAILTGQHYVLAIGPEGGFIPYEVDLLCQQGLQPLQLASRILKVETAVVCATTLLSKF encoded by the coding sequence ATGAATCTCATTCTATTATCACGTGAGGATTATATCTCAGAGCATGTTGTCTGTCTTTACGGGCGACGTAAAGAGCACGTTGAACATGTCCATAAGGCACAGGTTGGAGATCGGCTTCGTGTGGGAAACATGGATGGCAATTCAGGGCTAGGCACTATTGAAGAACTTTCAGCAGAGCGCCTTGTCATGACGATTTGTTGTGAAACTGAACCACTAGATCCTTCTGCCGTAGAGCTGGTGTTGGCTCTTCCTCGTCCAAAGGTCCTTAAGCGTACGTTGATTACGGCAACAACGCTGGGTATCAAACAGATTCATTTGATAAATTCTTGGCGTGTCGAGAAAAGTTTTTGGCAGACGCCATTGCTGCTAAAAGGGCATATCCATAGTTTTCTTGTTGAAGGTTTGGAACAAAGCGGAGACACCCTGATGCCGCAGGTGCATTGTCATCGTTTGTTTAAACCTTTTGCTGAAGATGTCTTACCTAAATTGCTCGTGGGAAAGCAAGGGGTGATCGCGCATCCTTATACAAAAGAGGCGAACGCCATCCTCACAGGGCAGCACTACGTTCTGGCCATTGGTCCTGAAGGGGGTTTCATTCCATATGAAGTTGATCTGCTGTGCCAGCAAGGGCTGCAGCCTCTGCAGTTGGCATCAAGAATTCTGAAGGTTGAGACCGCTGTAGTCTGTGCCACAACTCTGCTGTCAAAATTCTGA
- a CDS encoding UbiD family decarboxylase domain-containing protein, with the protein MTFREYLNTLNQQKKILTIDDPVDPYLEAAEVVRQLNSPDLYPSAIHLRNLYQQQYSVIANLFAVQNCPLFSNLLWCEGRGLPVISAEDSFGVSLSTWLMSQNFAPRCDDFQTFKGYDRIGLSDLPILKYWPEDAGAYFSQCVTIVQALDGTVHCGIYRLQKHDNGRLTLHCHPGSVTADICRSYHDQGRAMPIALVAGVAPSLLGAALLPLEVEVDTFSFAGWLEGRPLQCCKGAVTGLPIPIDFEFMMEGFVEQGVTLLDGPHGNYRGYYTDPVPCPVIEVKEVLARKDAICPVTVVGPPPTESYAMIQLCQPYLQLRLMWQFCWVSGVKWIEGAEYNRAFVVQVKHPPTIDQQNELLACHLVCGAQLVVFIGQEIDLHRPELIVWRCFNSPWTNAARKIGSTLVLDASKGYGRKMLSSKTALKERVRHRLDQMKENNVL; encoded by the coding sequence ATGACCTTTCGAGAATATCTCAACACACTTAACCAGCAAAAAAAGATCCTTACGATTGATGACCCAGTCGATCCGTATCTGGAAGCAGCAGAAGTTGTCCGTCAGTTAAACTCTCCTGATCTCTACCCCTCAGCCATTCATTTACGAAACCTGTATCAGCAACAATATTCCGTCATTGCCAATCTCTTTGCCGTGCAGAACTGCCCTTTATTCTCTAATTTATTGTGGTGTGAAGGTCGCGGGCTCCCAGTGATTTCTGCTGAAGATTCCTTTGGTGTGTCATTGTCGACCTGGTTGATGTCGCAAAATTTTGCTCCACGATGTGATGATTTTCAGACATTTAAAGGCTATGACAGAATAGGTCTTTCAGACCTGCCGATTCTGAAGTATTGGCCTGAGGATGCAGGTGCGTATTTTTCGCAATGTGTCACGATTGTGCAAGCACTGGATGGTACCGTTCACTGCGGCATTTATCGATTGCAGAAGCATGATAATGGCCGATTGACGCTTCATTGTCATCCTGGATCCGTTACTGCTGATATCTGTCGATCATATCACGACCAGGGAAGAGCGATGCCAATTGCTCTTGTTGCTGGTGTGGCGCCCTCTTTACTTGGTGCTGCACTGTTACCTCTTGAGGTTGAGGTAGATACCTTTTCATTTGCTGGGTGGCTGGAAGGACGACCTTTACAATGTTGCAAAGGTGCTGTTACCGGTTTGCCGATCCCAATTGATTTTGAATTTATGATGGAAGGATTTGTTGAACAAGGTGTGACACTGCTTGATGGTCCGCATGGGAATTATCGCGGGTATTATACCGATCCTGTTCCATGTCCTGTCATTGAGGTCAAAGAGGTTCTGGCGAGAAAAGATGCGATCTGTCCAGTAACGGTAGTTGGGCCGCCACCTACAGAGAGCTATGCCATGATCCAGCTCTGTCAACCCTATCTGCAACTGAGGCTGATGTGGCAGTTCTGTTGGGTCAGCGGGGTAAAATGGATTGAGGGTGCTGAATATAACAGGGCTTTTGTCGTTCAGGTCAAACATCCACCGACGATAGATCAACAGAACGAATTGCTGGCATGTCATCTTGTGTGCGGAGCTCAACTTGTTGTGTTCATCGGTCAGGAAATAGATTTGCATCGCCCAGAGTTAATTGTCTGGCGATGTTTTAATAGCCCTTGGACAAATGCCGCAAGAAAAATTGGATCTACCCTGGTTCTTGACGCTTCAAAAGGTTATGGCCGTAAAATGCTTTCATCAAAGACCGCGCTGAAAGAGCGTGTGAGACATCGACTCGACCAGATGAAAGAGAATAATGTCCTATGA
- a CDS encoding proton-conducting transporter membrane subunit yields MTEFFLPPGVLLLCVVPALALLPRTLSRLVLATACPLILIYLWLLPETATLPLHLAGFDLQLLRITAMGRLFASAFLLATWAGSLFAFPAERREWCAAYLYAGGAVAITHCGDWISLFLFWEVMAMASTVLVWTGGFKESAGAGMRYLLVHLLGGVLLMAGIAAHLLNGGTTALMPLPQITFATSLILAGFLVNAGAPPFSFWVADAYPQSSPSAMVFLSALTTKTAVFVLASCFAGQNVLIPVGCYMAIYGIIYALRENDVRRILAHSIVNQVGFMVIAVGIGGETALNGVTLHALAHIFYKTVLVIAAGVILRDTGLRQATLLGGLARRYPLITLCTFVGAGASMGLPLTSSFISKGIILQAALEHHLLWIWILLIASSAAVVFNAGVRFPWLVFFRTPQRPLLERSSPLAGSTVVAIILPTVLCLSIGLMPQTIFNLLPFNGTYHPYTLLHIIEQLQILVPAIALFWWLRSLMAPSTTIQLDLDWFFRRLLHYIWQQGVLRLLHIGLNLRDLTLTSSVRSFKFMFRHYGPRGILARSWPTGSIALWVALILASYVVLYSLQSRSLWQFIRSSL; encoded by the coding sequence ATGACTGAATTCTTCCTTCCGCCTGGCGTGCTGCTACTCTGTGTCGTTCCGGCATTGGCCTTACTGCCGCGCACATTAAGTCGCCTGGTGCTCGCCACCGCGTGTCCACTGATTCTGATTTATCTGTGGCTGCTCCCTGAGACGGCAACGTTACCGCTCCACTTGGCTGGATTTGATCTACAGCTCTTGCGGATTACAGCAATGGGCCGCCTGTTTGCCAGTGCTTTTTTGCTGGCCACATGGGCAGGCAGTTTGTTTGCTTTCCCGGCAGAGCGCCGTGAATGGTGTGCCGCCTACCTCTATGCCGGTGGCGCTGTTGCGATCACCCATTGTGGTGATTGGATCAGTTTATTTCTGTTCTGGGAAGTGATGGCGATGGCTTCAACGGTCCTGGTCTGGACCGGCGGGTTCAAGGAAAGTGCCGGAGCGGGCATGCGCTATCTTCTCGTTCATCTGCTGGGCGGGGTTTTACTGATGGCCGGCATTGCCGCCCACCTTTTAAATGGTGGCACAACAGCACTCATGCCGTTACCACAGATCACGTTTGCCACCAGTCTCATCCTCGCCGGTTTTCTGGTCAATGCCGGTGCCCCACCGTTTTCATTTTGGGTAGCCGATGCCTATCCACAGTCCAGCCCCAGTGCGATGGTGTTCCTTTCCGCCTTGACGACGAAAACAGCGGTCTTTGTCCTGGCCAGCTGTTTTGCTGGTCAGAACGTGTTGATTCCTGTTGGCTGCTATATGGCTATCTACGGCATCATTTATGCGCTACGAGAGAATGATGTTCGACGCATCCTGGCTCACAGTATTGTCAATCAGGTTGGCTTCATGGTCATTGCTGTCGGTATTGGCGGCGAAACCGCGCTGAATGGTGTTACCCTGCATGCTCTCGCGCACATCTTCTATAAAACCGTCTTAGTGATTGCCGCTGGCGTCATCTTGCGTGACACAGGCCTTCGCCAAGCCACACTGCTTGGCGGGTTGGCCCGTCGCTACCCGCTGATCACCTTGTGTACGTTCGTCGGAGCAGGAGCGAGTATGGGACTCCCACTGACCTCCAGCTTCATCAGTAAAGGCATTATCCTTCAAGCCGCCTTGGAACACCATCTGTTGTGGATCTGGATACTACTCATTGCCAGCTCTGCAGCTGTCGTTTTTAACGCCGGCGTTCGTTTCCCCTGGTTGGTCTTTTTTAGAACTCCGCAAAGACCGTTACTTGAAAGATCCTCTCCCCTCGCGGGTTCTACAGTTGTCGCGATCATTCTGCCAACAGTGTTATGTCTGTCTATCGGGTTGATGCCACAGACAATCTTCAACCTTTTGCCTTTTAATGGGACATACCACCCTTATACCCTTCTGCACATCATCGAGCAGTTGCAGATACTTGTTCCAGCCATAGCCCTTTTCTGGTGGCTACGTTCACTGATGGCCCCGTCTACGACTATCCAGTTGGACCTGGACTGGTTTTTTCGTCGGTTGTTGCATTATATCTGGCAACAAGGCGTATTACGCCTTCTCCATATTGGCTTGAACTTGCGTGATTTGACATTAACCTCTTCGGTACGCAGCTTTAAATTCATGTTTCGTCATTATGGTCCACGTGGCATTCTTGCCCGCTCGTGGCCCACAGGCAGTATCGCGTTATGGGTTGCTTTGATTCTCGCCAGCTACGTCGTTCTTTACAGCTTGCAAAGTCGCTCCTTGTGGCAATTCATACGCTCCAGCCTGTAA
- a CDS encoding NADH-quinone oxidoreductase subunit N, with product MENLVQTAMQNINFAAIMPSIVLACFAMVMLLVNAFSKRGATAHVAGMSLVALLATGVVAVGSWNNVQFGFAGHVILDNYSIFFTVIFLISAGLTILMSDSYLKREGYPVGEYYSLILFSTVGAMLMASGTDLMTIFLGLEVLSVSLYVLAGFFRNQPKSNEAGLKYFLLGAFSTGFLLYGMALIYGVAGTTNLEDIGSFFQAYPVALSNPVAIAGMLLMGTGFLFKIAIAPFHMWTPDVYQGAPTPITAFMSAGPKAAAFAAFMRIFLVSLAGMQGTWTSLLWVLAVLTMIFGNFIALNQTNLKRMLAYSSIAHAGYALVGLVAANEIGVSAVLYYMLAYAFMNIGAFAVLVLIGKQGEENLTLQGVAGFGYKRPLLAVLLSICLFSLMGIPPSAGFSGKFYIFAGALNAGYVWLAVLGVLNSAVSLYYYLRVMVFMYFRDPEEDFAWIQLKPGATICIVLSVIVVLYMGLVPSGIMDLARQAIL from the coding sequence ATGGAAAATCTGGTGCAAACAGCCATGCAAAACATCAATTTCGCAGCGATCATGCCTTCCATTGTTCTGGCATGCTTTGCGATGGTGATGTTGCTTGTGAATGCATTCTCCAAGCGTGGCGCGACAGCACACGTTGCTGGAATGAGTCTTGTCGCACTCCTTGCGACTGGAGTCGTTGCCGTCGGTAGCTGGAATAATGTGCAGTTCGGTTTTGCCGGACATGTAATTCTGGATAATTATTCGATCTTTTTTACCGTTATCTTTCTCATCTCAGCGGGTTTGACCATTCTGATGTCAGACAGCTATCTGAAACGTGAGGGATATCCGGTAGGTGAATATTATTCACTGATTCTATTTAGCACCGTCGGTGCTATGCTGATGGCTTCTGGCACTGATCTGATGACGATCTTTCTCGGACTTGAGGTGCTGTCCGTCTCTTTATATGTTCTTGCTGGATTCTTCCGCAATCAACCAAAATCCAACGAAGCAGGACTGAAATACTTCCTGCTGGGAGCTTTTTCGACGGGCTTTTTGCTCTACGGCATGGCGCTTATTTACGGCGTTGCCGGTACGACAAATCTTGAAGATATTGGTTCGTTTTTCCAAGCGTATCCCGTTGCTTTGTCCAACCCTGTTGCCATTGCTGGGATGTTGCTGATGGGAACAGGCTTCCTGTTTAAGATTGCCATTGCTCCATTCCATATGTGGACTCCTGATGTTTACCAGGGGGCACCGACGCCGATTACAGCTTTTATGAGTGCCGGTCCTAAGGCCGCTGCCTTTGCTGCTTTTATGCGTATTTTTCTGGTTTCTTTGGCCGGAATGCAAGGCACTTGGACTTCGCTACTCTGGGTTCTCGCTGTGTTGACCATGATCTTTGGTAATTTCATTGCGCTGAATCAAACTAATCTTAAACGCATGTTGGCTTATTCATCGATTGCTCATGCAGGCTATGCTCTTGTCGGGCTTGTTGCGGCCAATGAAATTGGTGTTTCCGCCGTTCTTTACTATATGCTTGCTTATGCATTTATGAACATCGGCGCCTTTGCTGTTTTGGTGTTGATTGGAAAGCAAGGAGAAGAAAACCTGACACTGCAAGGCGTTGCAGGTTTTGGCTATAAACGACCTCTGTTGGCGGTCCTTCTCTCGATCTGCCTTTTCTCACTGATGGGGATTCCGCCTTCTGCAGGTTTCAGTGGTAAGTTCTATATTTTTGCCGGTGCATTGAATGCCGGTTATGTCTGGCTGGCTGTATTGGGCGTACTGAACTCTGCAGTATCTCTGTACTACTACCTGAGAGTTATGGTATTCATGTACTTCAGAGATCCCGAAGAGGATTTTGCCTGGATTCAACTTAAGCCCGGGGCGACCATTTGCATTGTCTTGTCCGTGATTGTTGTGCTTTACATGGGGCTTGTTCCCAGTGGCATCATGGATCTGGCCCGTCAGGCCATTCTCTAA
- the mnhG gene encoding monovalent cation/H(+) antiporter subunit G translates to MTFAIDLLSMICLGLGCFLGITGGVGIYRLPDFFTRLHASSVTDSACAFLILFGLALQSGLSLVTIKLGLIFFFLVLSSPTASHALAKTALHNNQQPLLGREDKR, encoded by the coding sequence ATGACTTTCGCCATAGATCTTCTCTCGATGATTTGTCTGGGTTTGGGCTGTTTTCTCGGCATCACCGGAGGAGTCGGTATTTACCGACTGCCTGATTTTTTTACACGCCTCCATGCCAGCAGTGTGACGGATTCAGCCTGTGCCTTTCTTATTCTGTTCGGATTGGCCCTCCAGTCCGGTTTATCGCTGGTTACCATCAAGCTGGGACTGATCTTTTTCTTTCTGGTCCTGAGCAGCCCAACGGCCAGCCATGCCTTGGCTAAAACGGCTCTTCACAACAATCAACAACCACTTCTTGGCAGGGAGGATAAACGCTGA